In Anaerobacillus sp. CMMVII, a single window of DNA contains:
- the spoVG gene encoding septation regulator SpoVG, with protein sequence MEVTDVRLRRVTTEGRMRAIASITIDHEFVVHDIRVIDGNNGMFVAMPSKRTPDGEFRDIAHPISSHTREKIQSAVLAEYEKAGDLEEVEYEEAGAS encoded by the coding sequence TACGCCGTGTAACAACGGAAGGCCGCATGCGTGCGATTGCATCCATTACGATTGATCATGAGTTTGTAGTTCATGATATTCGAGTTATTGATGGAAACAATGGTATGTTTGTTGCAATGCCTAGTAAGAGAACTCCAGATGGCGAATTTAGAGACATCGCTCACCCTATTTCCTCTCATACAAGAGAGAAAATTCAATCAGCAGTTTTAGCTGAATATGAAAAGGCTGGGGATCTAGAAGAAGTTGAATATGAAGAAGCAGGAGCTTCCTAA